In one Brienomyrus brachyistius isolate T26 chromosome 5, BBRACH_0.4, whole genome shotgun sequence genomic region, the following are encoded:
- the LOC125741613 gene encoding macrophage-expressed gene 1 protein-like — protein sequence MALYLPVLWVLLPLWVPGFYAKPSSHLNECKKTFNLPVLEVLPGGGWDNLRNIDAGQVIKMDYSQCQTTDDGAYLLPDQVFTVSLKSSEVEINSDILDSWQDYKSSTAYTINMEASGFSILNGKFSVEDERLKEHQVNDNSVTSRTQVRNLIYTVKTLPSFTLDPVFRSHVFDIANALENNNTRLAIFLSENLILDYGTHVLTSVDAGATLVQEDYLQSSFVENTELGSLTATASASFLSKVNFGLSNAHEDFLLDSYISNTTYSLMISHGGMPFYPGVTLKAWEDSIPNNLVAIDRSGVPLYFILNQDTLPDLPQYTILQLSNAVYQAFQSYYTINTHPGCTEPGTENYNYKANVDDNSCMGIAGNFSFGGVFQQCSPITQDTETTVLCQSLTQDNPLTGSLSCTAPYSQILLRSEVREQSSSQYQCQSFCYWWWYWGMWCYSACANVYTIHRATVQTYWCAMFGLNKTSSSGFLFGGLFGPNLINPVTKSRNCPDTFYPATFLSDGMKICLGDNNPMNARYSIPFGGLFSCQSGNLLAKGLSQCPAGFSQYSAGVSDGCKILFCTSSGAFASRDLAPIQLPPFTSRPVLAQNESQMNTVSIVEDDGHFWVKAPGRQVWKKVSSKEAWQTVQDNAASGSPGTREMLEVSLVIVLSLFIMIL from the exons ATGGCGCTTTATCTTCCAGTTCTCTGGGTTCTACTGCCGTTGTGGGTCCCTGGCTTCTACGCCAAACCCAGCAGTCACCTCAATGAATGCAAGAAAACCTTCAACTTGCCGGTTCTGGAGGTTCTGCCTGGTGGTGGCTGGGACAACCTGCGCAACATTGATGCTGGTCAGGTGATAAAGATGGACTACTCCCAGTGCCAGACCACAGATGATGGAGCCTATCTCCTGCCTGACCAGGTGTTCACAGTGTCACTGAAGTCCAGTGAGGTGGAGATCAACTCCGACATTCTGGACAGCTGGCAAGACTACAAGAGCTCCACAGCATATACTATAAACATGGAAGCTTCTGGATTTTCAATTCTCAACGGCAAATTCTCAGTGGAGGATGAGAGGCTGAAAGAGCATCAAGTGAATGACAATTCTGTCACCAGTAGGACCCAG GTACGCAACCTCATCTACACTGTGAAAACCCTTCCCAGCTTCACTCTGGACCCTGTCTTCAGAAGTCATGTTTTTGACATCGCCAACGCCCTTGAGAACAATAATACGCGTTTGGCTATCTTCCTCTCCGAGAACCTGATCCTAGACTATGGTACCCATGTCCTCACTTCTGTTGATGCTGGTGCCACTTTGGTACAGGAAGACTATCTCCAAAGTTCCTTTGTGGAAAACACTGAACTGGGTTCCCTCACAGCAACAGCTAGTGCATCCTTCCTCTCAAAAGTAAACTTTGGCTTGAGTAATGCTCACGAAGACTTTCTTCTAGACAGCTACATTAGCAACACCACCTACTCCCTGATGATTAGCCATGGTGGCATGCCTTTCTACCCAGGCGTCACCCTGAAAGCATGGGAGGATAGCATCCCTAACAACCTAGTAGCTATTGACCGCTCCGGAGTCCCACTCTACTTCATTCTCAATCAGGACACTCTTCCCGACCTTCCACAGTACACTATACTGCAGCTTAGTAATGCTGTGTACCAAGCCTTCCAGAGCTACTACACCATCAATACCCACCCTGGTTGCACTGAGCCAGGCACAGAGAACTACAACTATAAGGCCAATGTGGATGATAACTCCTGCATGGGTATAGCTGGAAACTTCAGCTTCGGTGGGGTCTTCCAGCAATGTAGCCCTATTACTCAGGACACAGAAACCACGGTTCTCTGTCAGAGCCTGACTCAGGACAACCCCCTGACAGGGAGTTTGTCATGCACGGCTCCCTACAGTCAGATACTTCTCAGGTCAGAGGTTAGGGAGCAGAGTTCCAGTCAGTATCAATGTCAGAGCTTTTGCTATTGGTGGTGGTATTGGGGGATGTGGTGTTATTCTGCTTGCGCTAATGTTTATACCATACACAGAGCAACTGTGCAGACCTACTGGTGCGCCATGTTTGGCCTCAACAAAACAAGTTCCTCCGGTTTCCTTTTTGGGGGTCTCTTTGGGCCCAACCTGATAAACCCTGTGACCAAGAGCAGGAACTGCCCTGACACCTTCTATCCAGCCACGTTTCTCTCTGATGGAATGAAAATTTGCCTGGGCGATAACAACCCGATGAATGCACGTTACTCTATACCATTTGGAGGCCTATTCAGCTGTCAATCAGGCAACCTCTTGGCGAAAGGCCTCTCTCAGTGTCCTGCAGGGTTTAGCCAATATTCTGCTGGGGTCAGTGATGGGTGTAAGATATTGTTTTGCACCAGCTCCGGAGCCTTCGCAAGCAGAGACCTGGCACCCATTCAGCTTCCCCCTTTCACCAGCCGACCGGTGTTAGCCCAGAATGAATCACAAATGAATACAGTCTCTATTGTGGAAGACGATGGTCATTTCTGGGTTAAAGCACCAGGAAGACAAGTTTGGAAAAAGGTCAGTTCAAAGGAGGCGTGGCAGACGGTGCAAGACAATGCTGCCTCAGGAAGCCCAGGGACCAGGGAGATGCTGGAAGTGTCACTTGTCATTGTTCTCTCATTGTTCATAATGATCCTCTAA
- the LOC125741615 gene encoding CMRF35-like molecule 5 isoform X2, whose translation MKKLLVVTFCLCSAGCWVVSGVITVSGYEGQSVRIECSHGNTGTNLKYFCGSKCTRYEDILVKTENNHPNKTNGRFTLHDHGSGTFTVTITGLRMTDTGIYWCGVERTGVDIYTVVDLKVTEAPTTTTTTTPRTTPSTTPHSTAPPPGTTVYNQETQPTAPLSTSMTAAWYDQLVYISVGLGLAALVFGLIVAAIIKVRLKAGRSEETVSCSIQNPSMAPIGTGSREKVIRTLNLSSLTCSFYV comes from the exons ATGAAGAAGCTCCTTGTCGTCACCTTCTGTCTCTGCTCAG CAGGATGCTGGGTGGTGTCAGGTGTGATCACAGTGTCTGGATATGAAGGACAGTCGGTCAGAATCGAATGTTCTCATGGTAACACAGGAACTAACTTGAAGTATTTCTGTGGGAGCAAATGTACAAGGTATGAAGACATTCTCGTCAAGACCGAAAATAATCATCCAAACAAGAcgaatgggaggttcaccctgCATGATCATGGATCAGGAACCTTCACTGTAACCATCACTGGACTGAGGATGACCGACACTGGGATATACTGGTGTGGAGTAGAGCGAACAGGCGTTGACATCTACACAGTGGTGGACCTCAAAGTGACAGAAG CTCCTACCACCACAACTACCACCACTCCCCGAACTACCCCCTCTACTACGCCTCACTCCACAGCGCCCCCACCTGGTACCACTGTGTATAATCAGGAGACCCAGCCTACAG CTCCATTGTCCACCAGTATGACCGCGGCATGGTATG ATCAGCTGGTTTACATCTCTGTGGGTCTGGGTCTCGCAGCCCTGGTGTTTGGCTTGATTGTGGCTGCAATCATCAAGGTACGACTCAAAGCTGGGAGATCAGAGG AAACCGTCTCCTGCAGCATACAGAATCCCAGCATGGCACCCATAGGCACTGGAAGTAGAGAAAAGGTAATCAGGACATTAAATTTATCATCCTTGACCTGTAGTTTCTATGTGTAA
- the LOC125741615 gene encoding CMRF35-like molecule 5 isoform X1: MKKLLVVTFCLCSAGCWVVSGVITVSGYEGQSVRIECSHGNTGTNLKYFCGSKCTRYEDILVKTENNHPNKTNGRFTLHDHGSGTFTVTITGLRMTDTGIYWCGVERTGVDIYTVVDLKVTEAPTTTTTTTPRTTPSTTPHSTAPPPGTTVYNQETQPTVSLFLSAPLSTSMTAAWYDQLVYISVGLGLAALVFGLIVAAIIKVRLKAGRSEETVSCSIQNPSMAPIGTGSREKVIRTLNLSSLTCSFYV; encoded by the exons ATGAAGAAGCTCCTTGTCGTCACCTTCTGTCTCTGCTCAG CAGGATGCTGGGTGGTGTCAGGTGTGATCACAGTGTCTGGATATGAAGGACAGTCGGTCAGAATCGAATGTTCTCATGGTAACACAGGAACTAACTTGAAGTATTTCTGTGGGAGCAAATGTACAAGGTATGAAGACATTCTCGTCAAGACCGAAAATAATCATCCAAACAAGAcgaatgggaggttcaccctgCATGATCATGGATCAGGAACCTTCACTGTAACCATCACTGGACTGAGGATGACCGACACTGGGATATACTGGTGTGGAGTAGAGCGAACAGGCGTTGACATCTACACAGTGGTGGACCTCAAAGTGACAGAAG CTCCTACCACCACAACTACCACCACTCCCCGAACTACCCCCTCTACTACGCCTCACTCCACAGCGCCCCCACCTGGTACCACTGTGTATAATCAGGAGACCCAGCCTACAG TTTCTCTGTTCCTCTCAGCTCCATTGTCCACCAGTATGACCGCGGCATGGTATG ATCAGCTGGTTTACATCTCTGTGGGTCTGGGTCTCGCAGCCCTGGTGTTTGGCTTGATTGTGGCTGCAATCATCAAGGTACGACTCAAAGCTGGGAGATCAGAGG AAACCGTCTCCTGCAGCATACAGAATCCCAGCATGGCACCCATAGGCACTGGAAGTAGAGAAAAGGTAATCAGGACATTAAATTTATCATCCTTGACCTGTAGTTTCTATGTGTAA